taatgaatacggataaaaatattaaacgGATAAACAGATACGCATACGAATCGGATATTGAATATATCCTTATTTGTTATAAATGAATACAGATATGAAtcaaatattaaatatatctatattttcTTATCCGAATACGGATATAAATTAGATACTTTTTTGGATATTAATCAAATTTAAGCAAAATTCAAGGATGAAAACTAGTACTAAAAAcataatcataaaaaaaaagattcaattaaaaaatataattttaacaagcatttattaataataaaaactaaCAATTTTATAAAAGATATACCGCTCAAGGTTGCTCGTCCCCAAAGTAGAGAGGATCTATGGTGCCTCCAACGTATCTCATGATTGTCGCTAGTTGTAATTGTAGGATGGAAACTAAGAAATGGATGGACGAATGAGATATTTGAGCCTTTTAGACATGCGGGGTGATTCGAAAGTTCTCACTTGAATCGGGTATTCTATATTCAAGTTACTATCTTAAGTGATGGTCATTCGATATTTGAGTTCCTTTTAATTTAGGTTTGGTTAATCACTTAATTAATTTTCTGATTTAACTTAATTTAAACTTCTTCTTTTCACTTATCCTTATTCGGATATTCGAATCTGAAAAAATTAGGTTCATCCGCATCCATATCTGTATCCGGAAGATTTTTGAACTGACCATCCGAATCTGTATCCAGATTCAATCGGATAAAAAAAAGTATCCAAATCCGATCCGAATCGGATACGGAAATGGATACGATTGGATGTAATCCGATCCACTTTTAGCCCCTATTATGGACCCATTTGATTCgccggaagaggaggaaaaaaagtgtgatcaatggaaaaaaaaagaaataataccTCATATTTAGTtgagtttttaaagaagaaagatagaaaatagctttttcatgaaaataagatttgggaaagaaaaactcatattggatatggaaaatttcaattCCCACTAGTTGAGaattgaagtatttttttttcaaaaatattcatAAATTTTTAGATAGAATGGGATCAAATCTTTtactttattaagggcatagcaagcattttatataattttttcaaaaaagtagATGTCCAACTCAATATAAGTCATTACGGAATGTGTCGCTTTTTTCTGATCAATTAAACATGCAAAAACTACTTTTTGAGGCATtagctttttagaaaaaatattctaaaaaaaaattctttgtaCGAACCAAAACAACAAGTCCTGTACATCATGAATGCATGTTGTTGCCACATTTTCTATATTTAGGCATCAAGAAAAGGATAAGAGCCAATGCAAACAAATATGATGACAATTTGATCTTTAGTAAATTAGGCACAAAAGGTGAGAAGATTACTGACAAGCTGGCTGGGTTGAGAAAGGCGAAGATTACTGATAAAAGTTCGACGAATTTGATCCAGTAATCCGTTCGACGAATTTGATCCATTGGGTCCAACAATTCTACGGATCATCTGGGCCGTTCGATCAACGAGTAATGTGCGTTAAGATACGCGAAATCGGATCCCGGCAGAAGGTCGGAGACTCCGGGCCTCGTTCTCATCTCGACTTCGAAGgcgctctcttcttcttcctccataccacctagggttagggtttctgaGAACTTCTCCTTCCGATCTCCAGCGTTTGACGATTGCTCCGTTTTCTAACCCTGGATCGACGTTATTGATTCGATCGGCTTCGAAGTCGAGGGTTTCTCGTGATGCGCTCCTGCGAAGAGCCGCGGAGATGAGAGGACTTGTGAAAATCTCGGGGCTCCCTCTCGCGATCTCGCCGGACGGGACTCATCCGGCGGACGGAGAGGGGAGCGGGCAGGCGTTTTCGTCATGGGTCTCGGAGTGTCACGGGATCTGGTACAACCTCGCCCTGATCGTTCCGTCGGCCCTTTTCGTCGTGTACCTGGCTTCCCATGCGCGTAGGAGCTTCGCAAAGGTCACCTATGGCCGGTCTTACATCATGATCGCGTACTACGCCCTCCTATGGCTCGTTAGCATTTTGAATCTCTTGTGGTGCGCTCTCCAGGTatgctaatctttttggcttctCGCTAGAAGATGCTAAGATTTTAGTTTCGGTGTTTCTGTTGCTCTTCGATTAAGTTTTCAGAATTGATTTCAAAAGTGGAACTGAGGGTTCACCTCGATCGACAATTCTCTCAAAACCTTGATATTTTAGTAGTAGAATATTGGCTTTTTCTTGCCTCCTGCTGTGTTAGCGTCTAAAAAACACGATATTTGGAGTAAATATTTGCAATGTAATTTTTTGAACCTGAATCCAACTGATGCCATGGTCTCTTTTTAAAAGAATGGATTAAAGTGGTTAAACTCTTTTGCTATCTAGCCCTTTCTGGACCACCTCTTTTGGCTGAAAGAGATTGAGTGTTTGTATGATCGGCTAAGTGTTTGTTGTTGCTTAATTTTGTAATTTTACTCGGTAGAATGTTTTGGGAGAAAGTTTCATTAAGTTTTGTTGGTGATGAGTGAcattgcacaagaacagaaCGTTAGGTCAAATCGAGTAAGGAATAAAGGAGGTattctaaaaattttgaaaatgagGGAAGTGTTAGctttatttgttttaaattagAATCGCACCTGcaattcatccaaataaaccACACAATGCAATTTCTTCTATTCCCTGTGATCCATGAAACTTATCACCTTATAATGGTTATTCTGAACAGATTAAAGATTACTGTATCATATAATTTgcctatggtttaaaacaaaaatttatcAAAACTCTGTAATAGAACATGCCGAGACATACTACTTTAGTTTGACTATGTTTACAATCAATGACTTCTTTTCTGCAGGCTCAGTTTGTATTTAATTCACTAATTGTTGAAAAAAGATATGGTCTTAAGATAGTCCTCAGTGTAGACAACAAAGCCCACTGAGTTACACTGAAGGTATCCCTCTTATTTCCATAAACATAATAACCCCCCCGGGGGGAATTCCTCACATACAGGAAAGCACAGGGCATTGTCCTGCCATAAATTACCCGGAAGGTTTTTGGTGACAACACTTGGAGATATCAGAAGTGAGAATGCTGACATGAGTAACGAGAAATCCTGTGAAAAACCCCTAGGGCCACTTCTCATTATGCTTTGGACACAAGGCTCAAAGCCTCGCTCCGGAGGGGGAACCGGATCGTATATCAGTTTGGAGTTCAGCTCCTTATCTTATGGCGAGCGTCTTTGCTTGCTTCTATCTAGGGTGAAAGGATTCAGCGTCTTCGGATGCATCAGTTTATTATGCTTATGCCTACATTTTTTTACACTTCTTATCACTGGGAAAATGCCTCttttcagtttatttttctatttgaaGCACTTGCTGCCATGTCTTCCAGTGCATGGTTACCTGCCACAACTCCCTCCTTGTGTCCCTAATTTCATAGATATCTCCTTTCAGATGCCATGGAATGTACACACAAGGGATTTTTGGCGAGCATGAAAACTTTTATACTGTAAATGACAGGGTTACCTCATGATTTATTTCAACTTCTTCTGGTCGCCATTGCCTTTTTCATGACATGTAGTAAATGGAGAATAGCCACTAAAAGGAGGGCTTACTATCTATTTCTCATCAATATAaattgtcacatgcatatgagCATAAAACAAGCTATTATTTCGCTATTTATATGATTGAGATTGGCTAATATGTGCAGAAATTTTGGAATCTTTGTATCTGGGCTCTGTCTGTCTTGTAGAAAATCAACTGACTTGAAAATAGGGCTTTAGGGAACAAAAATACTAGTTATCAGTTGCCTTTTCAGGTTAAGGTTCGATATGTTGTTTTTGTAGTCTTGTAAGCCAAATCTATGTATTTTGTTAGGATCTTGATGTATATGATGACCATCATACACAGCAATGCAGAAATCACTCTAGTTATGCTTCTTTCTTCAGTATTAACTACAACAGTTTGTGGGCATCTTAGCTTGGCATGTTGTAGAAGTCTGCCAATGTATTAGGGTTGTAATCAGTTTAAGCAATAGGAATTAACTTTTAGAAGGAAAATGGAGCAATCTTATTCCAGATCTTCTTGAATAATGATTCACTGCTGTTCCGTTATGAATTCTATTGCTTTTAATCTTTGCAGAGAAAAATattcttttaatatatatatatgcaattcAATTCATAACTTTATAATATGTTACATGGACACTCCATTTTAAGTTTTCTGAGAATATCAACACTTTTGGATACTTGGGCATGGTTGGACATTCTAATTTGAAGTGACATATTGACATTGGCAGAAACTGTCTAATACTTAGTACTTTTTTTTGGGAGTGTCGTGTAGGGGACTCTTAAAGGGACCCCTTAAGGTTTTAAACATTTCAAGAGAAGTGTCCTTATATTTCAATATAAACTTATTAAGATTAATGGATACTTAAAAAAAGTGTTATTAagtttttaatataaaattatcaCAAGTATAAAAATTGGTGGATACTTTAAACAAAATATCATTATGTTTTAATGGAAATATATCATGGTTAGTCATCAATTTGAATattaatttaaatatatatccTGTCCCTGTGCCTAGATTTTTGGAGGATGTTGTGTTCGACACCCGAATGCCAAATAATGCTGATCCTATTGCTTGCAGACAAATGGTCCTGTTTCAACCCAAACTTAGTGCAGATTTTTCTAGAGTTTGTCACTGGTTAAATTTGTCTTTCAATTGGACTTCCAACAATGGATCTGCTTTTAAACTATTATTCTATATGCTTAACTAGTTATCCCATTATCTAATCGTCATCTTCAATTTGGAACAGGCATGGCAGTGTACTCCTGGAAAGGAATTCTCATGGAATATGTTATCGTTGTTTACAAAATCAGGAATGTTGTTCTTGGAAGTTAGCTTGGTGGCCTTTTTACTTCATGGAAATCATGCAAGTGGGCTGGAAGCTTTAACACGTACATTTGTTATCTCAGGAGTCATAGTTTCTGCTGATATATTACTCAAGGTGAGCATTGCTCTGTATTATTGTTAAAATTCTATATAGTGCTTCAGAACATGCTTATCTGATTTCATTCGTATGTTAGATATCAAATTTACGATGTCCTTCGTTCTCACTTCTGCACCAACAGCTAGCCCTTCGTGTTGGCTTTGCCTAGGACAACTTTAGATATTCTTATTTCTAGTCCTATATAACAGAAAAGAATTTGGGCAATGCAATGTGTCAAGTGTTAATTATGAGACGTATGACTTGAACAACTGGAAGAGAGATATGAGCAGAGACACAGAATGTATTGCTCTATCACCATCTGTAGCATTGCAGATGATGATTTCACTACTCATGACTACTATGGGCAATTATATGATACATGATGACGAGAACTGATAGAGCACCAGTGAGAAAATGATGTTGAATTGTTAAGCAAACCTGGTTTGCTTTTAAGTAGATCAAAATATAGATAAAGATGATCTTGATGAGCAGTGTGTAGGAGTGTTAAACTGGCCGTACCAAATCCCTGTGGAATAAAAAGACTATCAGTTGTCAGAGTATGTCACTTGGGATCTTTTGCCTTTTATTTCTTTGTTGGGTGGGGGCCACAACTGTTGAATGAAGGAAGTtgtcaaaaataataaatatcttATTTAGAGTACTTTCTATATTATTTATACCTCTTATGGGAAAAAAAGTATACTTATCTCTTTTGAGGGATCAAAATCAACAGTACTCCTCCCCGGAAATCCCAATAGCCGGTCTCTCTCTAGGGGAGATCCATAGATCTGGATAGAGTCTGTCTCGCTCAGTAAAGAAGAGTACGCGCGCTACGGCTTGCGTAGTGAATCGGATCTTCGGGCAACCAACCCAACCCGACACATCCAATTCCGATCAACAACTTGGAGGTATGGCTGAGTGGCTTAAGACTCCAGATGTTTCAAGTAGAGCACCAGTAAAAGACCTAGAGGCCTATGAAAGTCACGTTTTTACTTAAGAAAGATGGCGCCTTTGCGAGGATGTCTTTAATCAGCCAATGCCAAGGCAACAAAGCTAGCATCAAACCTACCCGCCCAGAACCCTCCTTAAGACCACTTTCCTTGATCAACAGGCCGTCAATCCTTTCTTCGACCTCAAGAGATTGAACAAAGAAGCCCCATTGATTGGATATGGTTCCATCTCCCAGTGGTGAGCAAACAACAGCCCCCCGGTCAGGTGGTGTAGCCTTGTAAAAATGGCTGCTACATCATGAGTTTCGGGATGATGCTGACGCTACAAGTACAAGTCCGCCTTCGAGGTGCGTGCCTTTCGACGCccttctttccatagtgcttcttccCTAGGAGCTCCAGTTTCTCTAGCCTCACCGGGATGTGGTTGTGTACAGCAATCGAGAACCAGTGGAATCAGTGAGAAAATGCATCTGGAGTCTCATCTGGTCTGCCCATTCATACATCTGGAGTCTTTCCCTGGGAAGCCAATGGAAAGCTCTCATCGTCCTATCCTATCCCCTTGACTCGAAAGAAAACTCTACTCCTCGCCCAGGGACGCCCTTGATCGCCTGAAATGCTCCTTCTATCCCACCCTACCCGACTAGacccttctctttcttcttttgttcCCCGCCCAGCTCGCTTGCTTGCGGAGAGACCACTTCCCCATTTTTGAACCGAAAGAGCAAAGTTCTCCTAAATCGAGAACAAAGAACTTGCAGAGAAAGCAACCTCTAGATGACAATGGATGAGATTACCTACCCTTGTTTGCCGGGACAGAACGAAGAAGAATTGCCGGAAATCCCAATAGCCGGAAATCCCAATAGCCGGATGAATTGCCGAGTAGATAGATCAGATCCGGACGCTGCAGTTGCTCCGCGGCGATACGGACTCGACCCGCTCCAGAAGTTGCATTCTTCTTGTACCTAAACAAGATAACCTGCTCCTACAAAAATGAGAAGTTTGTATGACTCTGCagaaaaaaaagggtaaaaatTCTGATATGTCTTTGAATTTAGCAAAGTTTGTTACCTGACTCTTCTGCTAGCAGAAGGGattgtatttgagaaatacataTGCTGACCTCTTCATTCTATAACTCTTTATGCAGTTTGTGCCCTACTGGTGACCACCACAATCCCCATAAATTGATACATAAGGAATGCACCGAATGATTCGTAAGCATGCAAGAAGGAAGGATAATTCATGGCCAAAAAATTGAGAAAGTGGGTGTTCAAGTCCCAAAAGAATGTGATCTAAAAGACTGAAACAGAGAATCCATATGGAAAAgggaaaagggaaaagaaatccACCTCAAGTTTAGAGAAGTGGAGAGGGAATAGCTCTTTGCTCCCTTTATTTctacttttgttgtttggagGAGGATAGAAATGGatgaattttcaaataaaaactgTCATGCTGCATAAAGCCCTACATATAGGCATCATCACCAATAAAATACATTTGCATTGACTTTGGCTGACTTCCACTCCGCAACCTTCAATAAATATGACCGGCTAACACAAGTCCTCCAAAATGAATAGGGTCCAGAAGGCATGACCTTCCCTTTCACAAAAAGGAAATTGACTAGCTTAAGATAAGAATTTAATATGAGTAGTTCTACACCAATTATGACTTCAAAACATCCTAAATTCATTggtttaataacttaaaatacatGAAATATGAAACTGACTGATTATATGACCTATTAGATTACATCAGCTTGGGTACGAGGTAAACAGTTTGCAGTAGACTGACAGCTTTTTTCCCCCCAATATGCGTTTGCTACTGCTGATTTTGGATCATTTCTGCATGGTTATTTCTGAACTGAATTGACTTGTGTTTGAATATGTGCATCAGTGGAGACCAAAATTTACTGTTAATCTTGATCAAGAGTTTCCCTGGTTGTTGGTTATGTTTACAATAGCATGTACATGATATGGTTCTGAAAGTTTTTCCTTCTTCAGGCTCTCTATGCATTTGGTTTTGGAGTTCCATTATTCATCGATAATAGTGAATCAGCCAATCGTGTGAAATGGGGTTTGTGGATTGTACACAGGCTGTTGCTTACTGCAGTTTATGGCTTAATTTTCTTCATGCACCACTCAAAGTGGAGAGAAAGGTTACCAGGTATCCTTATCTTTAGCTTATTCCACATGTCTTTATAAGTCTTCTGTTCTCTTCTGGTCAGCTCAATAATTCTTTCGACCTTCTACAGCAAGACCGGCATTCTACAACTACATCTGTGCAATGTTCTTACTGAATCTGTTATCGCTGTTTGCCTGCGTGCTAATGGGAAATGGAGCTGGATTTGGGCTTTGGTAATATTTTATACAGCTTTTCCAACGATGAGGTATCATTTTCAAAATAATTGCTGTCAAATATTTAATGTTGTTTCTATACAGGTTGTTCAATCTAACAACTATATGCTACCACTCTCTTTATCTTCCACTTCTGTATGTAACATTCCTGGCAGATTTTTTCCAGGTTGGCTTCCATTTTCCCCATATTATGaaattcatatttttggataatTCAAGAATTACCACAATTGATACAATGTccttgttttattttctttttttctggttGGTTACAGGAGGAAGATTTGCGGTTGGAGAATGTCTACTACTCTGAGATGAAAGATGCTGGTTTCTTTGATTCTGACTGGGATTAATACCTCAGCACCTTTTCAACATGCGATTGTAAAGCTGTCTAAGATGATCAATCACTTATCATGACTTTGTAAGTAAGTGCAGTACTGGATCCtgttggattaaaaaaaaaattgtatgaatCAACTGACTACATGATTCTCATGTGTCAGATTGAATGCACCAGAAATGTTTATAGTgatatactcttaacaatgagcTATTTTTTGTTATTGGATGCAAGATGTTCTTCAAGACATTTAGGTAGAGACAGTACATATTTTCATGACGTGGATAAATAAGCCACTGAAGTTTGAATATGAAGAAAGCTGATAGCATGGTATTACAAAGCATATGAATAATATCATGAAAGCATGGTAAAATGAGTCGAAATAATGTCTACTTTAAGAGCTCTATTGTCTAATGTACTACTAAAAGAATGTGAATGAAAATGAGAGGATAATGAATTACGAGCTAAAGAGGCTGCTGAGGTATGGTGACTCGtaggaagaaagagaaataataacTCTGGAGGCAGGTTGGTCGGTTGTTCTTCCATGATTTTTATGTCTCCAAGGGAACCTGGTTGGTGATGGCGATTGGTCAGGTTCACATTGGGTCATTAAAATCTTTAGCCCATAAACTTATTCATGATGGATGGCGTTAAAAGTATAGATCCATATCTAACATATTCATTGGATACTGACTCATATCTACCCACAAATCTAACTAATGTTTCATTTGTCAACTCATACCTTAgtagataaaaaaaaagaaacatgatCGAAGACAGGTGACTTAAGTTTTACATCCAAATAAAGTGAGAAATCGACAAGCAAAAATTAAAATAGGGAAAAAAACATGATAAATCTTAAGGATGTTGTTCGGTAATCGATTAGGTCATGAGGGCTAAATCCATAAACCTTAATTGTCTTGACTAACATATCAAACTGTAAACCGCCTCGACCAAAATAAATTGCCACCCCTCGCCATACCATAGTTCAGGTCTGATCCATCTGGCATCTGCAAGATATGAGCCGCCCAAGAGGCCTAAAACAAGAAGAATTTGAGAAGGAGGTTGCaaagagatttaaagattttcCTGCCACCTAAAGCCCTTCAAAGAGACACCACATAAATCCCTTCAAAGaaatctctaaaatctgaaaaatcacagaaaattttaaaaattccaACAGCTTGCTGGATGGGATGAGATAATTTATGAAGCTCATTTGATCCTGTCGACTTTCTTTGCAATCAATCATTGATATGACCTTCTTACCAGAATAATACAAGCCGTGAAATGGACTTTGTTGGATGTGTCCTTAATTTCTTTTGAACATTGATTCAATGACAGATGGTTGGATGCTTCAAGGTCAAACAAGCCCCATCAGCTCTTATTTCAAGCAGTCAATCAATTCTAAAGGCCGAGCAGACCACCTAAGTTTTTAAGGCTGAGCAGTTAGCATGGACGGGAGCAACATGCCATCTGGTCATTTAAAGCTCGATAAATTCAACTGGCATTATAGAGGATCTGCTGTAGATAAAATCATATCCTCATAACAAACTTATCAAGGTTAGTCGCTGATGTTTTCAAAATTATTGGACTACCGATCTAGGGTACTGTCCaatgaactctctctctctggtaGAGAAAATTATTTTCATCAGTATTATCAGAAATACTAGACTACAGTTGGGGGCCAAAGATATATTTCACTGGTGTCGCCTTCCATGTCAAACATGTCTACAGAAAAATCAACAAAACTGCAAATTGAATAGCTTCGTATATAGCTGACCACGCTGGAGGAGCTCCATGTATCGGTAAGAGAAAGCTGCCTAGAGTACTTCGAGAATCGAGACTTAttatttttgacttttttaaatatattcatACTAGAACTATATAAGCCATCCGGTATagcaatacatacatacatacatacatacacacacacacacatacacacacacatacacatatatatcaCGTATAAATTTATGAATTTAGCTcttatttgatttgttttttaaCCTTATATGTTCAAAATTTCATCACCGGTGGCGCGCCGCATGACATTCCACTAAATTCATCACCACCACCAATATCAGTATATTTCACCAGCAACCAAGTAAATATCAGTTGTTCATGATGCCTTCTTGTAAATTCTATGTCAAGAACTGTAACATATACTGAGCTGTTCTCATCCTTTTTAGAACTGTTCTTTTCCAGATTTTGAGGATTACATGTTACGAGTCCCCACTCTTATATTACAACCAGACTCAATGATCAGTCTCTGGGTAAAGCGAACCTTCCAGGCTTTGCAGTCtctcttgttttttcttttaaccCATACCGAGTTCTTTTTGTCATCTACTGCTTTGAACGTGGGAAAAGGTTGGGGTTGtcaattgaaaaagaaaagtcATAAACAGCTAATAGAAATTTGATCATCTGAAAACAGTTTCAAAAACTGATTGACAAATAAATTAAGACTACATTTCAAGAATACAAAACGAATTACAAttcaacataattttttttcccgCAAAGAATTGATGTTGCTTCGATGTTCAAAACAATTCTTTTGCATCATGACACTGGGGCTTTAGCTTCATTGGCTGAACCACCCTTAGGTCTTAGAACGTAGTGGTGAATGAGGGGCAATATACTCGGACTCTAAGCATGTGACTGGCTCTTTTTGTGGGTCTCATCGGGTACAAACAAGGCACATGacatcttatgttatactgacTACATCCAACATTTATCATGGACTCAACAATCATTTCTAATGTCAGAAATCTTGATAAACACATTAAGTTTTTTCTTTAGGATCCATTTGAtttgagaaaagaatttttttttttaatgaaatattttGAATGGCTTATATCTAGTTGAGCATTTACTTTTATGAGAAAGttgtataaaatatctattacacccttaataaaaagaaagatctTACCCATAGATacttttggagaaaaaaaacctaattctcAACGTGGGAAAGTAGCTTTCCCATGTCCCCGATGATTTTTCATTCTAATGAAACATGAAAATCCATTCTTATAGAAATGCTAATCAAAATATTACATTCTCACCTTTCtcctttaaaaactccaaccaaacaagaggtattcttttattttctcgttgaccacacttttcctcaTCTTTGTCTCGCGAATCAAACGAgtccttaattttttttcttttttcttttttcttttgttcatcTCTAAGACCTAACTGTactagatatttttttttttttttaccatctAAAATGAGCTAAGACACATTCCTGTGATCCTTAACAAATAGTTCGCGCACCAAAGAACTAGGATAATACTGAGCATAATTAAAAAGACTCAATAAACCAGCATTCTGGATAATGCTGTGTCTATATCTCCTCcttttattattagatgcaaaGAAAGAATTCAAAGTGGATGGCACCAAATTATGGCAGAcatatttccttttctttgattcCATTTGGAAATTAGCACATATCTCTCTCCCATTTATTCCAAGACAGAGAAGTTGATCCCACCCTCCACAAGCTGTTCTTCAAAACAATATTCTTGATCCTAGGACTCTTTCACACGCACAACATGCAAGTTTCCAGGGCAATCAGTTCAAATTCAAATATTCCAGTAGTGGAAGCTCTATTTGGATCCCAGTGGAGCATAATTAAAGAGGTGGTGCAACTTCGTAGTCGCCACTCTATTGTAAATCACCAATGCTATCGATTCCGTTGATATGCTTACAATTGGGAACTACTTAGATGATTCACCTaactcatatatttattaaacaatATGTGGCAATATTATAACACAGTAATTGTACTGATTGTACAAATTTTCAAATATTCTCCTGAACTTTTCTAGAAAGCAGATGCTTTAAAGTTTTGGTGGGCCAGTGTGTGACCTTCACACTTGATGTGCCACACCAAGGCTGAATCAAGCTGATCAGGATGGTGTAGTCCCTTCACTCTCTAAACTTTATTTAAAGTGTTAGAGACCATTCAAGCATTAACTTAAGATGGTTCCTTCTCCAGCCTACCCTTCAGGTTGGGAAGCAACAATAGCTACATGCCAAGCCTTCATCCTTTTCACACTCTGTTCTTCAAAAGGATGCTGAGATACTAAGAGAGGCCGTAATCAGCAGCCTTGACAATGCTATGTTACCAAagcataatatttatatatcaaaaaaaaaactaatcagaaggtattatttagattttttggtcCTCTATAAATACTCAAGACCTACCTAGTGTATATCTAATATGAAATTAAACACACGTCTACATGGATCCTCGCATACTTTCTCTATTTAAGCTCTGACATTATcgttaggctaagggttcaaatcaattcaaatctaatcacaagcaccacaatcGGTCCATGGTTAACCTCAATAGGCTCGTGCTACAGTGTTCTCTAGTCTATATAAGCCATGGGTTAAGTTGGCTTTGATActatttataataattaatgaccacatccaaaaagactaatcgaaaaatattatttgaatttcttagcCGTCTTAGATAGCTCCAGATGATGACACTGAATTGGCTTCCAATCCTGTGTCACAAGGGTATAAAGATGGTCCTTTGATGGGATGGCTTTATTAGATTCCTTGTTAGGCTAGTCTCCATCATCTGCAACGGTATTATGTCCTTCCAACCTACTTTAGCGACAACTACAGGCAGCAGTGCTTTTATTCACCTAAACAAAGTTGTTTTCGTGAATCACTGAACATGAACCAATCAAGCGCTTTTTTTTCATATCACCAAT
The sequence above is drawn from the Phoenix dactylifera cultivar Barhee BC4 unplaced genomic scaffold, palm_55x_up_171113_PBpolish2nd_filt_p 000007F, whole genome shotgun sequence genome and encodes:
- the LOC103704466 gene encoding protein CANDIDATE G-PROTEIN COUPLED RECEPTOR 2-like; the encoded protein is MRGLVKISGLPLAISPDGTHPADGEGSGQAFSSWVSECHGIWYNLALIVPSALFVVYLASHARRSFAKVTYGRSYIMIAYYALLWLVSILNLLWCALQAWQCTPGKEFSWNMLSLFTKSGMLFLEVSLVAFLLHGNHASGLEALTRTFVISGVIVSADILLKALYAFGFGVPLFIDNSESANRVKWGLWIVHRLLLTAVYGLIFFMHHSKWRERLPARPAFYNYICAMFLLNLLSLFACVLMGNGAGFGLWLFNLTTICYHSLYLPLLYVTFLADFFQEEDLRLENVYYSEMKDAGFFDSDWD